The following nucleotide sequence is from Synergistaceae bacterium.
TCCATCCATAATAATCGCCACGTGTCGTGGAAAATTTTCGTTTTTTCCTTTTCCGTTTTCTTCGGGCATGTTCTTCAAATTCCCTTTCAAAGAGTCGGTGAGATTACTAACTTGACTTACGGTTTCACTCAAACAAACGCTTCAAATTACAAGTTATTGCTATAATTAGTTTTATCCCCTACGTGTAAGTGTTGAGGTAAAATATGCAAAGACTATATTCGCAAGATGTCTTAACGATCCTGTTGGCGGAATCTCCGCCTGTTCTGATGTTCTTCCTGAGTTGCCGCTGTCCGTCCGTGGGTCCGTGGATGGACGTGTTCGAGATGCGGGGCGGAACACGACCGGGATATCAATCGGGATGTCAATGCGGCTGTAAATATTCTCAGAGTGGGGGCATCCACTTGTAAAGGAGAAGACGTAAGACCGGTTTCAGTCGGCTGTCTTTGTCGATCTTACAATCCCATGACTTTAATCGTGAGAATACGTCAACAGATCCGTGCAACACGCTGCCGGGGCAGACACGTCGGGAAAAGCATAATTGATTATTCATGCCAATTCCCGATGCGTTTGCCCTGCGGTTCCACTAGCCTTCCCATGAAAAGAATTGTCCCGGTAATGTCGTCCATTAGGCAGTAGATGAAAGGATGGTTGGCGTGAAAGTCGATGGGTTGTTCTGTCTCGCGAGGCAAGGCGGTGGACGTTATCATCGCCACAGCCGTGGCTGCAGCGGCTTCCGTTCCCTTTTCGTCTAGGTCAATAAAAGTCTGATGAATCACAGAGTCGATGCGGATGTCCCCACCTTTGTCCCCACCTTTGTCTTTTCCCCTGGTGTCCTCTACCATGCCTGAAAAATCGGCGTCTCCGCTAAAAGCCAGCTTGACGCCCAGTGTTTGTAAAACGTCTTTCAATGAGTAACGTCCCTCGTTTTTGAACTTCGGCAACCAGAGCGACACATTGCGGCGCTTCATACTCGCCACCCAAGCGGCGAGTTCTCGCGAGGAGAGCTTTTGCTCCAAATCTTCTAATTGGGTGAAAGCTTCGTTCTCGCGGGGTAGAAGAATTAAAAGGGAAAATCCCGGTATTCTGTAAGGGAGTTTTAGCAGTTGCAGTTTAGGCGCTTCGCCGTAGATGAAAAAACCTGTGCGGCGCATCGTGAGGACGTTTTTCCACCGGTCTTCCCCCGTGCGGTCTTTCCCCGTATGGAAAGGTTCTTCTTTTGTAAGGTTTTCTCGAAAAGGTTCCCTCCAGGCGGAATTAAAGTAAACCGCGTTGGTCAAAACCAAACGCGTGGCGAGAGTAACGTTGCCTCGACGCAAAAGGCCCTTGATTTTGTTTCGGGTTTTTTGCGCTACCCAGTCGTTGATGGTCTTTCGCGACCCCTCGGCGTTTTCCCGGAAGTCCACTCGTTCGGCGCCGCCTCCGTAGTATTTCTGAACAAAAGCCATGTAATCCGGCAACAGTTTCGTGTCTTCGTCGAACCAAAGTCGATTGGCCGTGTTGACGGTTCCGGCTTCTTCGGGAATCGCCGCGAGTCGATTTTGCAAAGCGTTCATCGCGACATGGAAGTCCGGGGCATTTTCGGGAAAATACAGGACTTTTTCCATTTCCTCCGCCGTCATTCCTTGCGCCCCGGCGCAGGTCATCGCTAGCGCGGAGACGATGCTGTAAGGAGAAAAAAACAAATTTTCCTCTCCCTTCGTCAACTGAAGATAAACGTCCACCGCAAAGGCGTTGATTGCCGTGGCCGTTTGTTGGGCGGATGGGTCGGAGACCTTCTTGGATGCGGCTAAAGCGGGATTTTGTAAAGAGAAAGAAAACAACCCAACCCCCACTAAACACAAAAACGATAAATAAGATACATAACGCAAAATCCATCCCCCCAAATTTATTTCTATCCAAATTTCTTTCTATATTTTATACAAAAAATTTCTTGATTTTATACAAAA
It contains:
- a CDS encoding serpin family protein, whose amino-acid sequence is MRYVSYLSFLCLVGVGLFSFSLQNPALAASKKVSDPSAQQTATAINAFAVDVYLQLTKGEENLFFSPYSIVSALAMTCAGAQGMTAEEMEKVLYFPENAPDFHVAMNALQNRLAAIPEEAGTVNTANRLWFDEDTKLLPDYMAFVQKYYGGGAERVDFRENAEGSRKTINDWVAQKTRNKIKGLLRRGNVTLATRLVLTNAVYFNSAWREPFRENLTKEEPFHTGKDRTGEDRWKNVLTMRRTGFFIYGEAPKLQLLKLPYRIPGFSLLILLPRENEAFTQLEDLEQKLSSRELAAWVASMKRRNVSLWLPKFKNEGRYSLKDVLQTLGVKLAFSGDADFSGMVEDTRGKDKGGDKGGDIRIDSVIHQTFIDLDEKGTEAAAATAVAMITSTALPRETEQPIDFHANHPFIYCLMDDITGTILFMGRLVEPQGKRIGNWHE